The Cygnus atratus isolate AKBS03 ecotype Queensland, Australia chromosome 7, CAtr_DNAZoo_HiC_assembly, whole genome shotgun sequence genome includes a window with the following:
- the SFXN2 gene encoding sideroflexin-2, whose product MAAVPPGFDIDAPRWDQSTFAGRLRHFLNITDPRTALVPERELDRAREVVAGCRAGLVPPGSSREQLLYAKKLYDSAFHPDSGEKMNLIGRMSFQVPGGMALTGCMLQFYRTVPAVVFWQWVNQSFNAIVNYTNRNAASPISLAQIGVAYVTATGTALATAVGLNLYTKRAPPLLARWVPFAAVAAANCVNIPMMRQQEIINGVTVTDEDNNELGRSRRAAVKGIAQVVVSRITMAAPGMIILPIIMERLEKFPFMQRIRVLHAPLQVLLCGGFLLFMVPAACALFPQRCSLALASLEPELRDSIVAKHEDKVPYVYFNKGL is encoded by the exons ATGGCCGCCGTCCCCCCCGGCTTCGACATCGACGCCCCGCGCTGGGACCAGAGCACGTTCGCCGGGCGCCTCCGGCACTTCCTCAACATCACCGACCCGCGCACGGCCCTGGTGCCCGAGCGGGAGCTGGACCGGGCGCgggaggtggtggcaggctGCAG GGCCGGGCTGGTGCCGCCGGGCAGCAGCCGGGAGCAGCTGCTGTACGCCAAGAAGCTGTACGACTCGGCCTTCCACCCCGACAGCGGCGAGAAGATGAACCTCATCGGCAGGATGTCCTTCCAGGTGCCGGGGGGCATGGCCCTCACCGGCTGCATGCTCCAGTTCTACCG GACGGTGCCGGCCGTGGTTTTCTGGCAGTGGGTGAACCAGTCCTTTAATGCCATCGTCAACTACACCAACCGCAACGCCGCCTCCCCCATCTCGCTGGC GCAAATCGGAGTGGCTTACGTCACGGCCACTGGTACGGCCCTGGCCACCGCGGTGGGGCTCAACCTCTACACCAAG CGAGCCCCCCCTTTGCTTGCCCGCTGGGTCCCGTTTGCAGCCGTGGCCGCCGCCAACTGCGTGAACATCCCGATGATGAGGCAGCA GGAGATCATCAACGGGGTCACGGTGACGGACGAGGACAACAACGAGCTGGGACGCTCCAGG AGGGCGGCGGTGAAGGGCATCGCGCAGGTCGTGGTCTCCAGGATCACCATGGCAGCTCCGGGCATGA TTATTCTGCCCATCATCATGGAGCGGCTGGAGAAGTTCCCCTTCATGCAG CGCATCCGGGTTCTCCACGCGCCgctgcaggtgctgctctgCGGGGGGTT CCTCCTGTTCATGGTGCCAGCCGCCTGCGCCCTGTTCCCGCAGAGATG CTCCCTCGCGCTGGCTAGCCTCGAGCCGGAGCTGCGGGACAGCATTGTGGCCAAGCACGAGGACAAAGTTCCATACGTCTACTTTAACAAGGGACTGTGA